In the genome of Bosea sp. ANAM02, the window CGGCATGATCGGCGACCGGATCGGCCGCGACCGGGTGATCTGGCTCTCGATCCTGGGCTCGCTGCCCTTCGCGCTGCTCTTGCCCCATGCCGACCTGTTCTGGACCGGCGTGCTCAGCATCATCGTCTCCTTCATCATGTCGAGCGCCTTCTCGGCGATCCTGATCTACGCGATCGACCTCGTGCCGCATCGGGTCGGCCTCGTCGGCGGGCTGTTCTACGGCCTGTCCTTCGGGCTCGGCGGGGTCGCTGCGGCGGGCATCGGCCTGCTCGCCGACAAGATCGGTATCATCGAGGTGTTCAGGATCTGCGCCTGGCTGCCGGCCTTCGGCCTGCTGACCTTCCTGCTGCCGAAGGGCGGGCGGCAGAGCTGAGGCGGCTGCCAATCTCCGGCGGGAAACATGTGGGTCATCCCGGGCTTGACCCGGGATCCATTCCGGAACGCTTTCGTTGAAGGTTCAGGCATGGATCCCGGATCTCCGCTTCGCGGCGTCCGGGATGACCCACGCATTTTAGACGAGCACGAAGCCTGGAACCTCGCTATGGCGTGATCGCTTCAAAAGCAAAAGACCCCGGAATCGCCGTCAAGCTATTCCGGGGTCTTTGATTTCAGCCACCCGCGCATGGCAGGCTGCGGGACCGATCAGGCCATGTACTGGCCGCCATTGGCGGAGAGGGTCGAGCCGGTGATGAAGCCGGCATCGTCGCTGGCGAGGAAGACCACGGCGCGCGCGATCTCCTCGGGCTCGCCGAGGCGGCCGACCGGGATATGCGGCAGGATCGACTTCTCGATCACGGCCGGGTCGATCGCCCGCACCATCTCGGTCGCGATATAGCCGGGGCAGATCGCGTTCACGGTGATGCCGGCGCGCGCGCCTTCCTGGGCCAGCGCCTTGACGAAGCCGATATCGCCGGCCTTGGCGGCGGAATAGTTCACCTGACCCATCTGGCCCTTCTGGCCGTTGATCGAGGAGATGCAGATGACGCGGCCGAACTTGCGGGCGCGCATGCCTTCCCAGACCGGACGGGTCATGTTGAACAGCGAGTTCAGGTTGGTGCCGATCACGGCGTTCCACTGATCCTTGGTCATCTTGTGGAACATGCCGTCGCGGGTGATGCCGGCATTGTTGACCAGGATGTCGACCGGGCCGAGATCGGCCTCGACCTTGGCGATGCCGGCGACGCAGGAATCATAGTCCGAGACGTCCCATTTATAGGTCTTGATGCCGGTCTCGGCGGTGAACCTGGCCGCAGCCTCGTCATTGCCGGCATAGCTCGCGGCGACGCTGTAGCCGGCCGCCTTCAGACCTTTCGAGATCGCCTCGCCGATGCCGCGCGAGCCCCCCGTAACCAATGCCACCTTCGCCATAGGCCAGTCTCCCTTTCAGATGATTCCTGCGGCATTTCGCCGTTATTGTTCAGACAGTTCGAGCGTGGGCGCGTAATCCGCGTCCACGTCCTTGACGATGGCCTGGCCACAGATGACCCGGCCCTGGACCGTATCGAAGGTCAGGGTGGGCTGGCCGTAGAGCGACCAGCCGAGGCTCAAAGCCTCGGAAACCCGATGACAGAAGGAGG includes:
- the phbB gene encoding acetoacetyl-CoA reductase; translation: MAKVALVTGGSRGIGEAISKGLKAAGYSVAASYAGNDEAAARFTAETGIKTYKWDVSDYDSCVAGIAKVEADLGPVDILVNNAGITRDGMFHKMTKDQWNAVIGTNLNSLFNMTRPVWEGMRARKFGRVICISSINGQKGQMGQVNYSAAKAGDIGFVKALAQEGARAGITVNAICPGYIATEMVRAIDPAVIEKSILPHIPVGRLGEPEEIARAVVFLASDDAGFITGSTLSANGGQYMA
- a CDS encoding DUF1737 domain-containing protein codes for the protein MAKRTTLYRYLTGPDDASFCHRVSEALSLGWSLYGQPTLTFDTVQGRVICGQAIVKDVDADYAPTLELSEQ